CGGCCCGCATGACGTCGGTGTTCTTGCCCACGACGCAGCCGCGGAGGTTGGTCTGCGGGCCGATGAAGACGTTGTCGTGGATGACCGCCCGGTGCAGGAACGCGCCGCTCTTCACGACGACGTTGCTCCCCAGCACGGTGAACTCGCGCAGCTCCGCGCCGGCCTCGACCTTGGCGTAGTCGCCGATGTACAGCGGGCCGCTGAGGATCGCGCCCGGGTCCACCTCGGCGCCCTCGGCCACCCAGACGCCCGGCGACATCTCGAAGCCGTCGATCTCGACGTCCACCTGACGGTTGAGCACATCGGCCTGCGCCTTGATGTAGCTCTCGTGCGTGCCGACGTCCTCCCAGTAGCCCTCGGCGATGTAGCCGAACAGCGGCGCGCCCTCCGCCAGCAGCTTGGGGAACACGTCGCCCGACCAGTCCACGACCTGGCCCTCGGCGACGTGGTCGAAGACCTCGGGCTCCATGACGTAGATGCCGGTGTTGGCGGTGTCGGAGAACACCTGGCCCCACGTCGGCTTCTCGAGGAACCGGTCGATCCGCCCGTCCTCGTCGGTGATGACGATGCCGAACTCCAGCGGGTTGGGCACCCGCTTGAGGCAGACGGTGACCAGCGCGCCCTGCTTCTTGTGGTACTCGACGAGCGCCGTGAGGTCGATGTCGGTGAGCGCGTCGCCGCTGATGACGAGGAACGGCTCGTCGCGCAGCCGGTCCTCGGCGTTCTTCACGCTGCCCGCGGTGCCGAGCGGCTCGACCTCGGTGGCGTAGTCGAGGCTCATCCCGAGCTCGTCGCCGTCGCCGAAGTAGTTGCGGATGAGGCTGGCGAGGAACTGCACCGTCACCACGGTCTCGGTGAGCCCGTGCCGCCTCAGCAGGCGGAGGACGTGCTCCATGATCGGCTTGTTCACGATCGGGAGCAGGGGCTTCGGCTGGTTCGCGGTCATCGGCCGCAGCCGGGTGCCCTCGCCCCCAGCCATCACGACCGCCCTCACGCCAACGCTCCCTTCGCCGCGCGCTCGCCCGGCGTGGGTGGCGTACCCCCGGGCGAGCCGGGGCGAACCAGCAGCCGGACCTGGCGCGCGTACAGCACGCCGGCCCACCAGTAGAGCGCGATCCCCCAGATGGCGAAGCCCCAGCCGAGGGCCCGGCCGATGTCGGACGCGGTGTTGCTCCCCGCGCCGAGCAGCAGCAGCGGGAACGAGAACAGCAGGTTGTACGTCGCCGCCTTGCCCATGAAGTGCACAGGCAGCGGCCCGTACCCGTGCCTCTTCAGCACGGGCAGCAGCGCGGCGAGGAACACATCACGCGCCAAAAGTATCAAGGTCAGGTAGAGAGGAAGAATCCCGCGCACCGTGAAGGCCAACACTGTCGTCAAGATGTAGAGCCTGTCGGCCAACGGGTCCAGCAGTTGCCCGACGCGGCTGATGAGACCGTACTTGCGGGCGATCTTGCCGTCGAAGTAGTCGGTCCACCCGCTCGCGGCGAGGACGACGATCGCCCAACCGTCGGCCTCGGGTCCGAGCAGCAGCCAGAGGAAGAGGGGGACGCCGAGGAGGCGGAGGAAGGAGAGGACGTTCGGGACCGTGAGGACGCGGTCGCTGACGGGTGCGTCGCCTGCGTCGGCTGCAGCGCCGGTCACGCCGGTCACGGACACCTCCCGCTCGCGCGTCGCGGCCGGCCAGCCGCGGCGCGTACGTCGGTCGCCCGAGTATGTCATCCGGCGCCGGTCGCGTGTCGGCGCGGGTTCCGGGGCGGCGGGGAGCCG
The Frankiaceae bacterium DNA segment above includes these coding regions:
- a CDS encoding CDP-alcohol phosphatidyltransferase family protein, with product MTGVTGAAADAGDAPVSDRVLTVPNVLSFLRLLGVPLFLWLLLGPEADGWAIVVLAASGWTDYFDGKIARKYGLISRVGQLLDPLADRLYILTTVLAFTVRGILPLYLTLILLARDVFLAALLPVLKRHGYGPLPVHFMGKAATYNLLFSFPLLLLGAGSNTASDIGRALGWGFAIWGIALYWWAGVLYARQVRLLVRPGSPGGTPPTPGERAAKGALA